The following are from one region of the Candidatus Brocadiia bacterium genome:
- a CDS encoding response regulator: MNKPEKILIVDDEIMMREMLYSLFSKKGYQVISAPNGEEAVKQAKESRPDLIVLDLKMPKMNGIEVLRQIREFDKDVEVVILTGIMVEDLEKRAAQLGVSEIVRKGVSVELFLKSIIQTLEKHKARQSNVPAHQPAKARIMVVDDDVDIRFVLEKFLQKHGYEVITAQSGEEALEYIEREKSKQPSLVLCDIKMPGMDGLLTIKKIKELNSKIGVVMISGLIDMELNQKAIELGAYDYIMKPFNMEYLEMVVLTKLLLTD; the protein is encoded by the coding sequence ATGAACAAGCCCGAAAAGATACTGATTGTTGATGACGAAATCATGATGCGGGAGATGCTTTACAGCCTGTTTTCCAAGAAGGGTTATCAGGTCATAAGCGCTCCTAACGGCGAGGAGGCCGTTAAGCAGGCCAAGGAATCCCGGCCGGACCTGATAGTTCTGGATCTGAAGATGCCCAAAATGAACGGGATTGAGGTGCTCAGGCAGATCCGTGAGTTCGACAAGGACGTGGAAGTAGTTATCCTGACCGGCATAATGGTGGAAGACTTGGAAAAGCGGGCTGCACAACTGGGTGTTTCCGAGATTGTCCGCAAGGGCGTGAGCGTGGAGCTGTTCCTTAAATCTATCATTCAGACATTGGAAAAGCACAAAGCCAGGCAAAGTAATGTACCAGCGCATCAACCGGCCAAGGCCAGGATTATGGTGGTTGACGACGACGTTGACATCAGGTTTGTCCTGGAAAAATTCCTTCAAAAACACGGTTACGAAGTGATTACCGCTCAGAGCGGCGAGGAAGCCCTAGAATACATAGAACGGGAGAAATCAAAACAGCCCAGTCTAGTTCTCTGCGATATTAAGATGCCTGGCATGGATGGACTCCTGACCATCAAGAAAATCAAAGAGCTGAACAGTAAAATCGGCGTGGTTATGATCAGCGGGCTCATAGACATGGAACTGAACCAGAAAGCCATCGAGCTGGGAGCCTATGATTACATAATGAAACCGTTCAATATGGAATATCTGGAAATGGTCGTGTTAACCAAATTATTGCTGACCGATTAA